The DNA segment ATTTCAATACATTGTAATAGGATTGTGCATTGGAACTTAAACCAAAGCTTAGCAGGCAAGTAAAAAGGACAACGATTATCTTAAATACAGGGCAAGGGCTATAAAACTTCATTTCGGCTATTTTCTTGATGATCATTTCATTTTAATTACTGCAGGTTTTAAGTTTGCAGCACGATAAATTTCTTTTCCATTGGCATAGATGTACAATCCTTTGCCCTTATTGTATTTTTTACCGGTCTTGTCCCAGCGCAGCTGCAATGTTTTGCCGTGATAACTGAGGTTATCCAGTAAAAACCAGTCCCACTTCCCTTCAGGGATCAGTGGCTGGAAGCCTACAGCCTGATCAGCCCTTGGTTTAATGCCAATCAGGTCGTTGATCACCAGATCGCAAAAAGTAGAATGGTTATAGAAACTGCTCCTTGGGTTATCCCCTTTCAGCCATTCCCCATTCTTTTCATCCTGGTATTCGCCCAGATAAGGTTTACCATTTTTCTGATGAGAAAGCGCATATTGATGTAGTTCATCATAAAAAACAGTTGCCGTCATTTTACCGTGGTTTTTATAATTGGTAAGCAAATTTGCCAGTCCTTTTAAAGTTTGCGAACTGGCAAAAGGCCATAAGGCACCGTCCCATTCGCAGCTATGGCCGGATCCCCTTGTCCTGAATGTAGGTTCTCTCCTTTCGGCAGTGGTCAGGCCCCAGGGAGCTTTAAACCCGGCAGTATCCAGCAACTGGTCCCATGCCCTGGCATATACTGGCTGATCGGCAGGTAAATTGAAATCCCATGGCACAAAGCCAATGGCCTCACGCGCAACAGCAAGTTTTCCGTTAGGGTGCCTCGTTTTAAAAAAACTGCCTTTACTGTCCCACAGGCTATCCTGCACCAGTTTTTTAAGCTGTGCAGCTTTAACAATATATTTTTCCGTTAATGCTTTATCTCCTGTAATTGCGGCAATATTGGCCAGGGCCTTTGCATTTCCATACATATAACTGCTGATGGTAGGCCTGCGGTTCTCATCTTTCCGTGACCCGCTTACCGACTCTTCCATTCCGTCCCTGACATCAAACTGCCAGAACAGGCCGCTTTTTACTTGTCTTTCTTTTTCCCATTTGGCATAATCAGCATCCAGGGCAGGCAATATGCGTTTCAAATGCGCTGCATCCGGTGTTACCAGGTAGTTCTGGTACACTGCATCATCCAGCCAGCTGCTAAACTGGTGAAAGCGCGGTTTGCTTTGACCAACATCGGCATGGTACAGCCAGAAATCTATATATTCTTTTAAATATTCCGTGTTCTTTAACCATCGCCCTTCATAAATATGGTGCCCAAGTGCACAGCTGATAGAATTGTATTTGCCTGCATGGTTAACAGGCTCAATAAACTCGGTAAAGATAAAGCCTTCAGGTGTTTTTACCAGATGCTTACGGAAAGACCACCACCGGTAATAATAGTTTTGTTCCAATACTTCATCCGGACACTCCAGCAAGGGAATATTTTGTGCCAGCCAGTCGAATGCCGCAGCATTGGGCACAAAGTTTTTCACTGCTTCTTCATCAATGGAATTAAAAAAGGTTACGTACTTTTTAAGTTTGGCCGTACCTGCAGGCAACTGCGCAGCAGCAACTCCTGTAAAAAACAGGAACAATGCCATGAGTATAAAATTCTTTCTGTTCATCATTATTCAAATAACCAGTCAATGTCTTTCCCTTGCCCGTCAAGTCCCGCATTATAGATCCTCATTTCCTGCTTTTCAGTGATAAAGCCAAGGATCAGACATTCGCCCTTTCCTAAAGTTAAAGTATTTGTTCCGGCTTCAAAAGTATAAGCATGTACATTGACAGGCGGGTAACCCGCCACAACCAGGGCATTGGAAATCTTTATCTCCGATTGCCCGTAATTGTTTGCACTGGCATCGGTTTCGAGTTCAGGAGCTTTAAGGTATGAGGGGCCTTTTTTATTAAAAAAACCTACCAAAACCTTTACCGGGACGGTATTACTGAACTTCAGTGTAGTACCCGTTTTTAGCTGTTCTGTTTTAGCCATTTTTACAGCCTTAAGCCCCTTCAGCTGTGTCGTGAAATCCTTTATTTTAGCTGCTGAATCTGTAAATACCACCGCATCCCTGCCAATAACATAAGTTCCCTGGTCCGACAGTATTTTAACCGCTGCATTTTTAAAAGGCTGTAATACAATCGCTTTCCCCTTGCCTGCCGATTTCAAAGAATCTATGCTTTTTTTAAAATGGTCCAGTTCTTTCGTAAAAACCGGCAACATCTCTTTCCAGTGGATAAAAGTTTTATCAACGCCACGCATAGGTATTTTACGCTGTTTGGTTTGCATACTATTGGCATACAGGTAATCATTTTCTGTTAGTTTAACCAAATCAGCATAATAACTTACGCTCTTTTCTAAAAGGGGCAGGGCCTTTTCCAGGTCGGATACATCGTTTGAATATTTATAGCGTAACACCCATAGTGCCGATTTAACCTTTTCTGCATAAAAATTGGCCATGGCATTGTAGCAGTACATATCATTTTTGAGCCTTCTAAATTCTGCGGTATCACGGGTAACTGTTGCTGCCGCTGCATTTATAGCTGCAAGGGCCTGCTGTCCATGTACCACCACTTCTTTGGCAATCTGAACAGGGGTTTCTCCAATATGGCCTTGTTTTTTCCATTCTTTCTCTGCGTACTCAATGATCATCTCTCCTTCCGGGGCTTCAGACTCATACATTAAGGTAAATAAACCATAACGGTAAGGATTGATCAGCTGGGTCATCAGCATCCCCAGTGTTAAAGTCTGCCTGTTGCCATCGGTAATCCCGTAGCGGCGCAACAGTTTAGGAGAAATTTCTCCTGATTCTTCATATGCGTTCAGGATGGCTTTACCACTGGCCAGGTCAGTGCCATATTTACCAGCAAGCTCCTTTCCCCAGTAATCAATTTCCTCATTTCTGTCCCTTTTGGAATTCCAGGCATATCTGCCCCATTCCTTGTACCAGATCCAGTCCCTGTCAACCTGCAACTGCCTGGGGCTGATCTTATCAGCTGTGTATGGCCAGTCCCAATAACCCGATTGCGGGTAAAGGTGCAGTCCTTTTGCCCCATATATTTTATCCATTGCCTGTACAGATTTCTGGATAAAATTGGCAGACCCATACCTGAAAGGTTCCAGATTGGCCAGGATATGTACATTTGCAATATGTACCGGAGCAACAGCACTTAATTTTCTGTGAAGCGCTGCCCAGCTTCCCCGGGGCTCATAAGTGGTAAGCGCCTCTCCGTTAAACTTATTTTCTGTATATAAATTTTTATACAGAGGTAAGGAAGCGGTCATTACCCTGGGTGCATCGGTATCATGGGCCCTCAATACAATTGGTGGTTCATTTTTAATACCCGCAGCCTTTAAGCCATCTTTTACCCCCGGAATAATGGTTTTCGTAAACCAGTCCACATCGTCCTGCCCTACGCCTTCCATAGCTTCGCCCAAGGCCACCAGTAAACCCACATTCGGATATTTCTCTACAAAGGCGGCAATAGATTTGCGGGTATAATCGGCTATAAGAGGAATAATCGGCCTGTTACGGTCCTGCGTTTTGAGGTGGTGTTTTTCGGCAAAAGGTTTAGGGATAATGATATTGTAAAACATCTGGATTACCCAAATGCCACGTTTATCCGCTTCTTCAGTCAGAAACCGGAACATTTCTTCATTTTTCTTAAAAGTAACATCGTCTACCTCCACTGCATAAGGATAATCTTTTAACCTTACCAATGAGGCAAAAGGGTGACCGTTCCAGAGGTAAAGTGAATTGTATCGGTTCTCTACCATCATATCCAGATACTGGATCCAAAGTGCTTTATCATAAAACCAGGGGAATGTTTCCGGGGTATAAGGATATTCGTAAACATCCCTGCCCGGCAGATAGTCGGGTTTCTGGAGTCCGATACAGGTTCCGCGCAATACCATTTCCGGCTGATCTGTAAGGGCAATCTTTTCAGGTAGTTTACCTGTATTTTTTATTTCATCAGCCAGCTCCATACAACCGTATAAAGCTCCGGAAGGATCAGTACCCTCAATAACCAGGTTTCTGTTTTTAGCATAAGTGATGCTGAACCCCTCTTTTCCGGCCTGTGTACCAGTAGCGTTCATAGCCGCAGCCAAACTGTTTAACAGCTTATCGTTTTTTGTACCGATAACGATTACATTTTTTGTGGCCGGAGCTTTGTCTCTTTGTACAATATTAACATCATAACCAATTAAATTCAAAGCACTTGCTAATTTACCCGCACCGAATTTAATCCTTGAACTGTTTTGAATGGGAATGACAATGGTGAGCTTGCTTTTTTTATCAACTCTGGCAGCATGCGATTCAGCATGGCTAAAAAGCGAAAGACATATAAAAATAAAAATGTGGAAATTTCTCATTTACTACAGATTTCAGAAGGCCTGAAGCTTCAAAAAGTTCAGGATATATTTGGTTAAACTATGCGAATTTCAAATATAGCAGGCAGCCCATAGTCTTTCCTGTAGCATTTCCCCAAAATACTATAGGATATTATCATCAGCTATTTCTTACTGTAAAAAAGCTGTTATATGACGTCAAATGCAGGGCATACACAACAGAACTTACACTTAAAAAGAAGTAGTCCCCCAAAATAGATTTCTTTAAGCAGCTGCCTGAAAATTCAGGCAGCTTTTTTATGGGCAATTAATCTGTAAAAACCGGAAATATTATCATATATAAACAACTTCACCAAATAATATTTCTTCATAATAAAATATTATCCGCATACACAAAATTACCTGTAAGTATTTGAAAATCTGAATGAAATACATTTTCTTTGCGCAGGTTAACCACCTGAACGGACCAACTTTAGCTTAAACATCAATATGAATACAAACACTTTGGATCAGGTTGATCTGCAAATTTTGCGTTTACTTCAAACAGATGCGAAGTTAACCAATAAACAACTTGCGCTTAAGCTGCACAAAGCCAGCAATACGATTTACGACAGGGTAGACAAATTAAAAAAGCTGGGTTATATAACCGGTACCATGACGCTCATCAACAGAAAAAAAATGGGTGAATTCCTGATTGCCTTCACCCATGTGCAATTGAATGAACATACTACAGATTCACTTAAGGCCTTCCAGTATGAAGCTTCAAAATTTTCCGAAGTTATGGAATGCTACCACATGACAGGATCTTTCGATTTTAACTTAAAAATAGTGGTGCGCGATATGACTTCGTACAATGAATTTCTGGTAGAACGCCTGGCAAAACTTTCACATGTAGGTTCACTAAGGAGCTATTTTGTAATCAATGAGGCCAAGCGTGAACTGGCTTATCCTATTGAAATGCCATCAACCTTTTAAAAAAGCTCTTTTAACTTTACCGTTTTGTTATTGATCATTGGTTTTGCATAGTAGGCCAGGAACAAAATATAACCTAGTGTAAAGTACAGGAACACCAGTGCAAAACGCAAACCGATCAGATCTCCGAGCGCACCAATGATCAGGGGTACCAATGCCCCTCCAAAAATACCTGAACACAAAATTCCTGAAAATGAACCATGATGCTGCGAAACCGAATTTAAAGCCAGCGAAAAAATAATGGAGAACATAACCGAGATAAAAAAACCTGCTGCCGGAAATGAATATAAAGCCAGTTCTTTACTGCCAAATAAAGCCAGTGAAACCACCACAATGGAAATTACTGTCGCCATTTTAAGAATGAGTTTGGAATCCCAAAGCTTTAAGAGCGCCAGACCAAGTAAACAGCCCAATGACATTAAACCCCAGAACCATGCTACTACCTGGGCGCCATCTTTATTGGGATCAACTCCGTGATAAGTTCTTAAAAATTCAGACATCCAGTTGGCCAGGGCCTGTTCCGTACCTACATAAGCCACAATACCGATAAAGAAAAGTACAACGTCCTTATTCTTTAACAGTCCTAAATAAACACTGCCAGCACCAGTTTTTTCATCTTCTTTCAGTTCTACCGCAGGCATGCTGATAAAAGAAAGCAGCAGCAGGATCAATAAAAAGATAAAGCTAAACAGCCAGTAAAGGGCTGTCCAGGACAAACCATCTTTAACAAGGCCAGCCAATACCCCAACTAAAGGGTTTTCAATGGGATGGGCAGTAAGTGCAGTGAGCAAATAGGAAAATACAAAGGGGCTTACAAAAGAGGCCAGTCCAAATACCAGTTGCCCCAGCACAGAAAAGAAAGCAAAATTTTCTTCACCCCCTGCAGTACGCATCAGCGGGTTAATGATGACCTGGAGCATAGCCATTCCCATTCCAATAATAAACAGTGATCCTAACGCAATGCCATATTGCGGATACAGGCCAAAGGATATGGCACCAATAAAGTTCAGCGAAAAAGCGATGAGCATGGATTTTTTCTCACCGATCTTTTCTATCATGATACCCGAGGGGATGGACATAATACCATAAGCCAGGAAAAAGGAGAACGGCAAAAAAGCTGCCATCGTTAAGCTCAGCTTATAAGTCTGGATAATGATTGGCATCAATGGCCCCAAAATATTGGTAACAAATGAAATGACAAACCAGATCAGTAAAATAACACCAACTAAAAAATTATTACGCTGCATATAAATTCTGTTAAATTATTTAAATTTTGAGAATACCCTTGCCGCACAGCCCAGCAAACCGGCCTGATTGCCTAATTTTGCGGCCACAATACGGGTATATTGAACTGTGCCGGGCATAGCTATTTCCAAAACTCTCCTTTTGATCTCTTCAATATAAAAATCGCCCGACTCGCTGATGCCGCCACCAATAACTACTTTTTGCGGACTAAACACATTGACAAAGCTGGCAATGCCTGTGGCCATATAGTCGAAATGTTTTTCCATCACTTCAATTGCCTGTACTTCATTAGCCCGGTATTTATCTACAATCATTTTACCTGTAATGCCTTCTGCATCTGTTCCATGAAGCTCAGCATAATCATTAATTAATGCAGCTACAGAAGCATAAGCTTCAAAGCAACCGGAAGAACCGCAGGAACACCTGGTACCTCCGTGCTGTATGGTAATATGTCCCAGTTCTGTGCCCCTGTTTTTATACCCGCCGTAAAGTTTTCCATTGATGATCAGTCCGCCACCTATCCCCGTTCCTACGGTAATAAAAACCACATCCGTACAATTGCCGGCGGAACCATAGATCAGTTCTCCCCAACCCATCATATTTGCATCATTGTCTATCACCACGTTTAAACTGGTAGAGCCGGCAATGATCCTGCCCAGGTCTAGGTTTTCAAAGCCGGGCAGGTTATCTGCTCCGCCAATAACTACATTTTGGTCAACAATGCCCGGAAAACCAATACCAACACCAATTACCTGTGCGGGGGCATGCTCCACACACTTACGTATGGCCGCGTTGATCAGGGCTATGACCTCCCCTTCTGTTAAAACATTGTTTAGTGGAAATAAAAAGGAATAGATGACCTCTCCCATTTCATTTACCAGGCCGCATTTTAAAGATGAGCCGCCAACATCAATTCCGATTGCGTAAGATTGTGCCAATTTTTCTAAGGTTTCAAATTATTATAAACCGAAATTAGGGCTAAACCTTAGGAAAGGATTTCAATATTGTCTTTTATGATTTAGGTTTTGTGTTAAACTCCGTTAATTGCCTTCCAAATCCTTTTTTGCAAGATATTCTGTAGGCATACAATCGTAATATTGTTTAAAGGCCGTCGAAAAATAGGAAGGAGAATTGAAGCCCGACATGTAGGCTACCTGTGCAATGGTATATTGTCTGGATTCCATCAGTTCTACCGCTTTTTTAAAGCGGATCCTTTTGATAAAATCAGTTGCAGATTCACCGGTAATGGCTTTTAGCTTCAAATACAAATTGGAACGGCTCATGCCGATTTCCCTGCTGAATTTATCTACTGAAAAATCTGATTCTGTAATGTGCGACTCGATAATTGCAATGGCTTCCCTTAAGAAGTCTTCATCAAGTGTATTAAAAGCAATATTTTCAGGAATAATCTCCGTTGAACTTGAATAATACTCTTTCAGCCGCTTTCTGGAACGACTGATATTTTGCAGCTTGGCCTCCAGTAAAGCGATAGAAAAAGGCTTCGTTACATAATCATCTGCCCCAACTTCGAGCCCTTTGATCTGGTGGTTGGTCTCATTTTTTGCTGTAAGCAACACTACCGGAATATGACAGGTCCGGATATTCTGTTTGATCTTCTTGCAAAAATGTATGCCATCCAGCTCTGGCATCATCACATCACAGATGATCAGGTCTACCTGTTCCTCATCCAGCAGGCCCAGTGCCTCTTTACCATCGTAGGCAACGCTAACCTGGTAAATGTTGCTGAAATAATTCTTAAGGTAATCTACAATTTCAGGATTGTCATCTACCACCAGCAACTTCTCTTTTTCCTGACTGTCATCTGCTGCTATGGGGTTTTCAAACGCCACATCTTCAGCAAAATTTCCTTGCTCGTCATTTTCAACCGACAGCTCATAATGCTGGCTTCCACTGTGTTCATCCGCATCATACTGCTCATCAGCAAGTGGAATAGAAACGATAAACATACTACCCTTGCCGGGGGCACTTTCTACTGTAATGGTACCATGGTGCAATTCTACCAGGCGTTTGGTAAAGGCCAGTCCAACCCCCGAGCCCAGGTTCATTTCGGCTCCGCTCACCTGATAAAAACGGTCAAAGATCCTATCCTGATGTTTTATGTCTATCCCTATACCCGTATCACTTACCTTAATCACCGCATCATTGTTCTTCCTGGTCAGTTCAACTGTTATAGATCCTGCCTCCGGCGTATATTTAAAGGCGTTGGACAATAGGTTGAACAGTATTTTTTCAATAGAATCCTTATCAAAATAAAAAGGCAGTCGTGCTTCGGTGGAATTGTAAGTGTATTTGATCTTGTTTTTGGCAGAAAGCGTACTAAAAGAGCTATAAACCTCATGAATAAAACTCACCATATCGGCCCGGTTCACTTTCAGTTTCTTGGTGCCCAGCTCTGTCTTTTTGAATTCAAACAACTGATCGACCAGGTGATACAACCGTTTTGCGTTCAACAGCATCAGTTCATGGTGCCTGCGCAACGATTTATCTGTTACAGGCTTGTTCATGATCTCTTCCAGCGGAGCCAGGATTAAGGTAAGTGGTGTCCTGAATTCATGAGATACATTGGTAAAGAAATCCATTTTCATCTGGTTAATGGAATTGACCTTTTCTCTTTCCATTCTTTCCAGCTTTAACTGGTGCAGTGTTCTGATACGCTCAGAAACCACCCTATATACAATATAACCAGCTCCAGCCCCCAACAGGCAAACCAGCAGGTAAAACCAGTTGCTGTTCCACCAGGGTGGCAACACTACTATCTCCAGGCTTTTCGTTGCACTGCTTTCCCCAAGCGGCCCAATCGCTTTTACATGAAATATATATTTACCAGGTTGCAGATTGGTATAACTGGCCTTCGGTACATTATCTGTTAACTGCCAGTCGGCATCAAAGCCCTCCAGTTTATACTGGTATTTGGTTCTGTTGGGTGAGATATAGTTAAAAGCATTAAAGAAAATGCTGAACTGCTTAAATTCATGTCCAAAAGTGAGTTTGGCAGCCTGGTCAATGTGCTGGTCCAAAATGCCATAACCATCATCAGGAACTACTGTTTTATTAAACACTTCCAACCCGGTAAAAGTCACCTTCAGCTTAAGCGGGGCCTGGTCTAATGTTCTGGGATAGAAATAAGATATCCCGTTTATACCACCAAAAAGCATCATTCCATCATTGGCTTTACAAAAAGCGTACAAATTAAACTGGTTGTTTTGCAAGCCGTCCTTGTTGTCGAACATTTGTATTTTACGGGTATCGGGGTCAAATTTCACCAGGCCTTTATTGGTGGATATCCAAAGGTAGCCATCATCATCTGGCTGTATGCCATAAATGGTACCCTTAAGAAAATCCTTGCGGGTATTAAAGGTTACAAAAGAACGGGTATTTTCATCAAAAAGATTTAAACCGTCCCTGGTACCTACCCAGATCCGTTTTTTATGGTCTTCAGCAATACAGCTCACTACATCGTTGCTCAGCATTGCACCCGGAAAAGGATCAAACAACAGGTTTTCGGGATAAAACAGGTTCACACCATTTGTTGTACCGATCCAGATCCTCTTTTTGGAATCTTCCAGCAAATAAGTGAGCTCATCAGAAGTTAAACGTTTGCCTGCCTTGTCGATGTAAATGTGTGAGAAAGACTGATCGGCTACATTAAACTGATCCAGCCCCGTCCTTGTTCCTACCCAGATCCTGTTCTGATGATCTTTTAAAAGGGCATATACCATATCGCCGGTGATGCTTTTCGGATCACTGGCCACATGTCTGAAAACTTTACTTTTTCCGGTAACCGGATCCAGGTAATTTAAGCCCGCATTATGTGTACCTACCAATAGTTTACCACTTTGATCAAAAGCAATCGACTTGATATTGTTCGAGCTCAGTGAATTCGGATCAGATTCCTTATAAGTATAATACCTGATTGTACCGGCTTTGCGGTCCCAGTAGTTCAGTCCTTTATCATTTGTACCAATCCAAAAGTTATCCTTACTGTCTTCTTTAATCAGGTTAACTACCTGGTCATTTAAGGATAAGCCACCTGTATTCTGATTGAGCAGGTTAAATTTAATGTCGTTTTGATGGTAATAGTTTATGCCTCCGTAAAAAGTACCCATCCACATACCCATTTGCTTATCACGGTATACAAAACGTACAGAATTCTGGCTCAGGGTATAAGGAATAGAAGCCTGGTGATAGTAATTCTGAAAAATACCGGTCTTAGGGTCGAGGATAGAAAGGCCCCTGAATGTACCCAACCAGAGGTTTCCCTGAGCATCTTTACTGATGCCACGTACGTCATTATCGGCCAGACTGCCATTTACTGTTGTTACCAGGTGCCTGTAATTTTGCCAGTCGCCGGTAGTCAGGTTATATTTGATCAACCCGTTGCCTTCTGTTCCCACCCACAATACCTGGTCATCAATAAAAAGTTCATTTATGGGTTTAGCCGAGCCCAGATTAAACGAAGTCAGTTTACGGCTCTTCATGTTCATTTTAAACAGTCCCACATCTGTGCCTACCAGCAACGTGTTTTTCAACAGCGCCAGGTGGCGTACACTTTTAATGCCATAGGCAGATGCATCAAAATTAACCTGTTTGAACTGCTCAGTATGTTGATCCAGACAAAACAGTTCACCCGCACTGGAACTGGCCCATATTAGTTTATCCGCATCCTGTATGACAGATGAAATGTACCATTCGCCAGGCTTTCTTGGCAACTTATAATTCTGAAAATTGTTACTCGCATAATCATACCGGCTCACACCCTGGTTACCACCAACCCATAACAAGCCCTTGTGGTCAAGATAAATGCTCCTGATGTAATTCGACTGTATGCTTTTTTTATCGCCTTTGGAGGGTCTGTATACTGTAAAAGTTTCCCCGTCATAACGATTAAGTCCGTCCTGGGTGGCCATCCACATAAATCCCAGTGTATCCTGTACAATGGCGAAAACCGTGCTTTGCGACAAGCCCTTATCTACAGAAATACTTCTGAAATAACGCTTTACATTTTGATCAGGGTTGGTCTGGGCATGTACCGGCAATCTGGCTGCCAACAGCAATACCAACAAATAACAATATAAAGCACCTCTCCTCATTCGGTCAGCATTAAAAAAACCTGTGTTTAAATCCCATGTCAAAATTAACCACATCCGACAAAAAACCATAAATACTGCTTAATATAAGCTTTATTTTTAATTTTAAATCATACAAACCCGCTCCTGCTATTTATTTTTTTAATGCATAAAACGAATCCTGGTGCTGTTTACACCATAGTTTCAGGTAAGCGCGCATTTCATTCAATTTCTTTTTATAGGCGGGTTTAACAGCCAGGTTATCCATTTCTCCTGCGTCTTTTTCCAGGTCAAACAATTGTTCCCGGATCTCCCCCTTGTCATAAACAATGTATTTAAAATCTTTGGTAATCACTGCCCTGCCCTTAATACCCAGCAACAGTTCGTTATCAGCAAAATCGGTTTCTATCACTAAAGTATCCCGTAGTTTAACCGAAGGGTTGGCAATACGTTTACTTAAATCCAGGCCTTTTAAACCAACAGGTTTAGCAATTCCGGCAAAGCCACATATGGTGGGGATAATATCGATGCCATTGCAAACCAGCTGATCATCGGTTCTGGCTTTCCATTGTCCGATCTTCGAGATGATAAAAGGTATCCTGGCAGCCTCCTCATACAAAATCTGCTTCTGGTTCCACTCATGTGCCGCATAACCATCACCATGATCGCTGGTAAAGATGATGATGGTATTGTCTTCTATACCATATTTTTTTAACGAACCCAATACCATGGCCATATAATTGTCTACCTTCTCTACCAGGCGGTTATAGGCCCAGCGGTATTTGCGCCACTGGCTTTCGTTCCAGCCTACCGAAGGATAAGTACGCGGGTTCACCTTTTGCTGTTCCCTTACAATGGCAGGCTCAAAAGCCGGAATTGGCCAGTTGGCAGGTAATTTCGGACAAAATGCTGTATCCGGCGCTGCATCCAGAACATCCATTTTCAAATTATCACCCCTTGCCCATTCACAAATATCGTGTGGGTTCAAAAAGGATGCTACCAGTAAAAATGGGTTGTCTTTATTCTTTTTAATGAAGTTGGCGCATTGCGATGGGGTAACTGCATCGGTATAATCGCCCATACCTGTATTCTCAATAGTCTCAAATCCATGTTGTGCTACTTTAGTAACAGGAACAGGCAGGTGCCATTTTCCGACGTAGCCGGTTTTATAGCCTCCTGCCTTAAATATTTTGCCCATCATCAGCACAGAATCGGGCCACTGTCCGTCCTTTTCCGGTGTATTCCCCGTAAAGCCGGTTTCATGTGGCATTTTTCCGCTAAATATCGCGGAGCGTGAAGGTGTACAGAGCGGCTGGGCACAATAGGCACGTGTAAAACGGGTACCGTTTGCAGCCAAAACATCCATTGCAGGTGTATGCAGGTCCTTATTACCAGCATTGCTCATGGCATCAGCTGTTTGCTGATCTGTCATGATGATAATGATGTTAGGCCTGGAAGCTGCTACTTTTGAGGTTTGCGCCCCTGCATCTCCAAAACCTGCAAGTATAAGCATGGCTATCAACCAGCCTTTCGATTTGTACATCTTCATGTTATGTTTACTTCAAATAATTGTAACTGGAATCTAATTTAAAACGCTTTTGCATCTCTTTACTTGGTTTTGGCGTTTTAT comes from the Pedobacter heparinus DSM 2366 genome and includes:
- a CDS encoding hybrid sensor histidine kinase/response regulator transcription factor; amino-acid sequence: MRRGALYCYLLVLLLAARLPVHAQTNPDQNVKRYFRSISVDKGLSQSTVFAIVQDTLGFMWMATQDGLNRYDGETFTVYRPSKGDKKSIQSNYIRSIYLDHKGLLWVGGNQGVSRYDYASNNFQNYKLPRKPGEWYISSVIQDADKLIWASSSAGELFCLDQHTEQFKQVNFDASAYGIKSVRHLALLKNTLLVGTDVGLFKMNMKSRKLTSFNLGSAKPINELFIDDQVLWVGTEGNGLIKYNLTTGDWQNYRHLVTTVNGSLADNDVRGISKDAQGNLWLGTFRGLSILDPKTGIFQNYYHQASIPYTLSQNSVRFVYRDKQMGMWMGTFYGGINYYHQNDIKFNLLNQNTGGLSLNDQVVNLIKEDSKDNFWIGTNDKGLNYWDRKAGTIRYYTYKESDPNSLSSNNIKSIAFDQSGKLLVGTHNAGLNYLDPVTGKSKVFRHVASDPKSITGDMVYALLKDHQNRIWVGTRTGLDQFNVADQSFSHIYIDKAGKRLTSDELTYLLEDSKKRIWIGTTNGVNLFYPENLLFDPFPGAMLSNDVVSCIAEDHKKRIWVGTRDGLNLFDENTRSFVTFNTRKDFLKGTIYGIQPDDDGYLWISTNKGLVKFDPDTRKIQMFDNKDGLQNNQFNLYAFCKANDGMMLFGGINGISYFYPRTLDQAPLKLKVTFTGLEVFNKTVVPDDGYGILDQHIDQAAKLTFGHEFKQFSIFFNAFNYISPNRTKYQYKLEGFDADWQLTDNVPKASYTNLQPGKYIFHVKAIGPLGESSATKSLEIVVLPPWWNSNWFYLLVCLLGAGAGYIVYRVVSERIRTLHQLKLERMEREKVNSINQMKMDFFTNVSHEFRTPLTLILAPLEEIMNKPVTDKSLRRHHELMLLNAKRLYHLVDQLFEFKKTELGTKKLKVNRADMVSFIHEVYSSFSTLSAKNKIKYTYNSTEARLPFYFDKDSIEKILFNLLSNAFKYTPEAGSITVELTRKNNDAVIKVSDTGIGIDIKHQDRIFDRFYQVSGAEMNLGSGVGLAFTKRLVELHHGTITVESAPGKGSMFIVSIPLADEQYDADEHSGSQHYELSVENDEQGNFAEDVAFENPIAADDSQEKEKLLVVDDNPEIVDYLKNYFSNIYQVSVAYDGKEALGLLDEEQVDLIICDVMMPELDGIHFCKKIKQNIRTCHIPVVLLTAKNETNHQIKGLEVGADDYVTKPFSIALLEAKLQNISRSRKRLKEYYSSSTEIIPENIAFNTLDEDFLREAIAIIESHITESDFSVDKFSREIGMSRSNLYLKLKAITGESATDFIKRIRFKKAVELMESRQYTIAQVAYMSGFNSPSYFSTAFKQYYDCMPTEYLAKKDLEGN
- a CDS encoding sulfatase family protein, producing the protein MKMYKSKGWLIAMLILAGFGDAGAQTSKVAASRPNIIIIMTDQQTADAMSNAGNKDLHTPAMDVLAANGTRFTRAYCAQPLCTPSRSAIFSGKMPHETGFTGNTPEKDGQWPDSVLMMGKIFKAGGYKTGYVGKWHLPVPVTKVAQHGFETIENTGMGDYTDAVTPSQCANFIKKNKDNPFLLVASFLNPHDICEWARGDNLKMDVLDAAPDTAFCPKLPANWPIPAFEPAIVREQQKVNPRTYPSVGWNESQWRKYRWAYNRLVEKVDNYMAMVLGSLKKYGIEDNTIIIFTSDHGDGYAAHEWNQKQILYEEAARIPFIISKIGQWKARTDDQLVCNGIDIIPTICGFAGIAKPVGLKGLDLSKRIANPSVKLRDTLVIETDFADNELLLGIKGRAVITKDFKYIVYDKGEIREQLFDLEKDAGEMDNLAVKPAYKKKLNEMRAYLKLWCKQHQDSFYALKK